The proteins below are encoded in one region of Leishmania infantum JPCM5 genome chromosome 16:
- a CDS encoding putative proteasome 26S non-ATPase subunit 9, whose protein sequence is MNGHSIEDIVEIEDYRAPAVESTIGDMDKEALREELRRLDAQKAALEAKLTDALQYLASTPVGLRGRLLDDEGFPRNDCDLYAVRTARNTADSTRNDLRVLNEKIYSLLNELHLQTQEEAQLQMVQDAAARRQRQAAAEKRAQRMAEVQRVSRLKPCLVVAKVDANSPAEEAGLSVGMQILQYGAVTQTELIAEGLQALARETSTHEGAPIAVWVRKPGELQDDPSELVLVPQRWQGPGLLGCALDMVGDEALCESR, encoded by the coding sequence ATGAACGGACACAGCATCGAGGACATTGTCGAGATCGAGGACTACCGCGCCCCCGCGGTCGAATCCACCATAGGCGATATGGACAAGGAAGCCCTTCGTGAAGAGCTGCGTCGCCTGGACGCACAGAAGGCGGCCCTCGAGGCGAAGCTGACGGATGCACTTCAGTATCTCGCATCGACCCCTGTTGGGCTTCGCGGCCGCTTGCTTGACGATGAGGGGTTCCCGCGAAACGACTGCGACCTGTACGCGGTTCGCACAGCCCGGAACACGGCCGACTCCACGCGCAACGACCTGCGCGTGCTGAACGAAAAAATATACAGCCTTCTCAATGAGCTGCACCTCCAGACGcaagaggaggcgcagctaCAGATGGTACaggacgccgctgcccgccGACAACgacaggcagcggcggagaagCGGGCGCAGCGCATGGCAGAGGTGCAGCGTGTCTCGCGGCTGAAGCCGTgtctggtggtggcgaaaGTGGACGCCAATAGCccagcggaggaggccggCCTCTCCGTCGGCATGCAGATCCTGCAATACGGCGCCGTGACGCAGACGGAGCTGATCGCGGAGGgcctgcaggcgctggcgagggAAACATCCACCCACGAAGGGGCGCCGATTGCGGTGTGGGTGCGGAAGCCAGGAGAGCTGCAAGATGATCCGTCCGAGCTTGTActggtgccgcagcgctggcaaGGGCCCgggctgctcggctgcgCCTTGGACATGGTCGGGGACGAAGCTCTGTGTGAAAGTCGCTGA
- a CDS encoding putative protein kinase: MMKPSALDRIHVREDDPKELFEIVESVGIGNFGVVLKARNRATDDIVAIKQVPLSDTDKEDLDTIVKEVEILQECDHPNIVRFYGTYHSMGVLWIVMEYCEGGSVDTAYDLLRRPLSEPLIAYVCRQTLLGLRYLHERHVIHRDIKGSNLLLTKNGQVKLADFGVSTELKHTLSRRNSFIGTALWMAPEALTEKDYDSRADMWSLGITTIELAEGQPPYLGMHIARAVFFIPLNDPPTLQAKERWSPQMNMFIRRLLTKDKELRPSAATMLMDPFVDPSAVASQEEMAAVVEQLLTRRRSMDERRDGNNKGSNTSAMTIVTRTSSVVGAIEGAGEEEGEGVAAIPTDEAAAQWIDEHVAPQRRASPAAGRVVARGGGGAVAAGAAAGDRGAPLGGRLMLLPLLHLEDMSFDALNGGGRTLFCGSTAGVSGCAGTVGGATLSSGGAANGAAGGGPRVGGPGAAQAALDGAYTGDGNGSTTMMASVNRYCHPSHLLPTSGGGGVTPMVSAFPPVYGPPSHEARMAAAAAHGDALAESLHLLGYSAEGVSPLYLRCFETTTLNTVREVFLYNQYLPYTRAVSEAEAKHAQRMKLLCGTVLKNVYAATCESTRNA, translated from the coding sequence ATGATGAAGCCATCGGCACTCGATCGCATCCACGTGCGCGAGGATGATCCCAAGGAGCTGTTTGAGATTGTTGAAAGCGTTGGCATCGGCAACTTTGGTGTCGTTCTCAAGGCCCGCAACCGCGCCACTGACGACATCGTTGCTATCAAGCAGGTCCCGCTCAGCGACACGGACAAGGAGGATCTGGACACCATTgtgaaggaggtggagatcCTGCAGGAGTGTGACCACCCAAACATCGTGCGCTTCTATGGCACGTACCATTCGATGGGGGTCCTGTGGATCGTCATGGAATACTGCGAGGGCGGCTCTGTGGACACGGCATacgacctgctgcgccgtccgcTCTCGGAGCCGCTCATCGCGTACGTGTGCCGCCAGACCCTCCTCGGCCTGCGCTACCTGCACGAGCGTCACGTCATTCATCGCGATATTAAGGGCAGCAACTTACTGCTCACCAAAAACGGCCAGGTGAAGCTGGCGGACTTTGGCGTTAGCACGGAGCTCAAGCACACGCTGTCGCGGCGCAACTCCTTCATCGGCACGGCGCTCTGGATGGCGCCGGAGGCCCTCACGGAGAAGGACTACGATAGCCGCGCCGACATGTGGTCTTTGGGGATTACCACGATcgagctggcggaggggCAGCCGCCGTACCTCGGCATGCACATTGCCCGCGCTGTCTTCTTCATCCCTCTCAACGATCCGCCAACTCTGCAGGCCAAGGAGCGCTGGTCGCCGCAGATGAACATGTTCATCCGCCGCCTGCTAACCAAGGACAAGGAGCTGCGCCCCTCTGCGGCCACGATGTTGATGGACCCCTTTGTGGATCCttccgccgtcgcctcgcaAGAGGAGATGGCCGCAGTTGTGGAGCAGCTCCTCACGCGGCGCCGTTCCATGGATGAGCGGCGGGACGGCAACAACAAGGGCAGCAACACTTCGGCCATGACGATAGTCACACGGACGTCTTCCGTGGTGGGAGCCATCGAAGGCGCgggcgaagaggagggcgagggggtcGCCGCCATCCCTACcgacgaggcggctgccCAGTGGATCGACGAGCAcgtggcgccgcagcgaagAGCTTCGCCAGCTGCTGGTCGGGTAGTTGcgagaggtggtggaggggccGTGGCTGCaggggctgccgctggcgaccGCGGTGCCCCGCTTGGTGGGcggctgatgctgctgccgctgctgcacctggAGGACATGTCCTTTGACGCACTGAACGGGGGTGGCCGTACCCTGttctgcggcagcaccgctggcgtCAGTGGCTGCGCCGGTACTGTAGGAGGGGCGACGCTGTCGTCCGGTGGCGCGGCAAACGGTGCCGCGGGGGGCGGGCCACGTGTAGGTGGGCCCGGGGCCGCACAGGCGGCGCTAGACGGCGCCTACACGGGAGATGGCAACGGCAGCACAACCATGATGGCCAGCGTGAACCGTTACTGTCACCCGTCGCACCTGCTGCCCACAtcgggcggcggtggcgtcacCCCGATGGTGTCTGCGTTCCCTCCGGTGTACGGGCCGCCTTCCCACGAGGCCAGAatggcggccgcggctgcccaTGGCGACGCGCTAGCCGAATCGCTCCACTTGCTGGGCTACAGTGCCGAGGGTGTCTCCCCACTGTATCTCCGCTGCTTCGAGACGACCACGCTGAACACGGTGCGGGAAGTGTTTCTGTACAACCAATACCTTCCGTATACACGCGCGGTTTCAGAGGCGGAGGCtaagcacgcgcagcggatGAAGCTGCTCTGCGGCACGGTGCTGAAAAACGTGTACGCGGCCACGTGTGAGAGCACGCGGAATGCGTAG
- a CDS encoding putative 3-beta-hydroxysteroid-delta(8),delta(7)-isomerase: MFMDGCVGVFKTNPLLAENYAKVDARYASELGSLNGSAVHVVSLIELFVKGPLCVLLYWAFQVRHPMRDALEFFACVTQAYGTIVYLGQEVISGAPNLDVDHDLTFSPHHLFYFWFAVVLGCVLYLLVPAVLGWRSYVRLRNHCTFYMQHHYSRRSDGRRSGSHLAPHM; the protein is encoded by the coding sequence ATGTTCATGGATGGCTGCGTCGGCGTCTTCAAGACAAACCCGTTGCTTGCGGAGAACTACGCAAAGGTCGACGCGCGATACGCGAGCGAGCTTGGCAGCCTCAACGGCTCGGCCGTGCACGTGGTGTCGCTCATAGAGCTATTCGTCAAGGGCcctctgtgcgtgctctTGTACTGGGCTTTCCAGGTGCGTCACCCCATGCGCGACGCCCTCGAGTTTTTCGCGTGCGTCACGCAGGCGTACGGCACAATCGTGTACCTCGGCCAAGAGGTTATCAGCGGAGCGCCGAACCTCGACGTTGACCACGACCTCACCTTCAGCCCACACCACCTCTTCTACTTCTGGTTCGCAGTCGTCTTGGGCTGTGTGCTGTACCTGCTGGTACCCGCCGTGCTGGGCTGGCGCAGCTACGTTCGGCTGCGCAACCACTGCACTTTCTACATGCAGCACCACtacagccgccgcagcgatggGCGTCGCAGTGGCAGCCACCTGGCCCCGCACATGTGA